A genomic window from Hippocampus zosterae strain Florida chromosome 13, ASM2543408v3, whole genome shotgun sequence includes:
- the enam gene encoding enamelin isoform X2 translates to MERAVMMMCMFVACSTAPIQESQSNEIAAHASEALRLMEMYRLYQQQGMVANPFLPASQTSGAGTAGEAPPRMDAAPAQATTVGPPPPPAAARLVGDGSEEEEEEDGNPPSKAAAPVAPVNSDEAEEAEEAEEAEEATAVEAEAPAAGPAADPAAPADVPSVVDAPAEIAAVDAAAVDAPPISPEATFGEVAAEAAAAPPA, encoded by the exons ATGGAGCGAGCTGTCATGATGATGTGCATGTTTGTCGCATGCTCGACTGCTCCC ATTCAGGAGAGTCAAAGCAATGAG ATCGCGGCGCATGCCAGTGAGGCCCTGAGGTTGATGGAGATGTACAGGTTATACCAGCAGCAG GGGATGGTGGCAAACCCTTTCCTTCCTGCATCGCAAACGTCCGGAGCAGGAACTGCCGGTGAAGCTCCTCCA CGGATGGATGCTGCACCAGCTCAGGCAACCACTGtgggtcctcctcctcctcctgcagctgctcGGTTGGTTGGAGACGGatcagaggaggaagaggaggag GATGGCAATCCTCCCTCAAAAGCTGCTGCTCCTGTTGCCCCCGTAAACTCTGACGAAGCAGAAGAGGCCGAGGAAGCGGAAGAGGCCGAGGAGGCGACTGCGGTCGAGGCAGAAGCGCCTGCAGCGGGACCTGCAGCAGACCCCGCAGCTCCTGCTGATGTGCCATCAGTTGTTGATGCCCCCGCAGAGATTGCAGCAGTTGATGCGGCAGCTGTGGATGCTCCCCCTATATCCCCCGAAGCGACATTTGGTGAAGTCGCCGCAGAAGCTGCCGCTGCACCACCAGCATAG
- the enam gene encoding enamelin isoform X1, translated as MERAVMMMCMFVACSTAPIQESQSNEQIAAHASEALRLMEMYRLYQQQGMVANPFLPASQTSGAGTAGEAPPRMDAAPAQATTVGPPPPPAAARLVGDGSEEEEEEDGNPPSKAAAPVAPVNSDEAEEAEEAEEAEEATAVEAEAPAAGPAADPAAPADVPSVVDAPAEIAAVDAAAVDAPPISPEATFGEVAAEAAAAPPA; from the exons ATGGAGCGAGCTGTCATGATGATGTGCATGTTTGTCGCATGCTCGACTGCTCCC ATTCAGGAGAGTCAAAGCAATGAG CAGATCGCGGCGCATGCCAGTGAGGCCCTGAGGTTGATGGAGATGTACAGGTTATACCAGCAGCAG GGGATGGTGGCAAACCCTTTCCTTCCTGCATCGCAAACGTCCGGAGCAGGAACTGCCGGTGAAGCTCCTCCA CGGATGGATGCTGCACCAGCTCAGGCAACCACTGtgggtcctcctcctcctcctgcagctgctcGGTTGGTTGGAGACGGatcagaggaggaagaggaggag GATGGCAATCCTCCCTCAAAAGCTGCTGCTCCTGTTGCCCCCGTAAACTCTGACGAAGCAGAAGAGGCCGAGGAAGCGGAAGAGGCCGAGGAGGCGACTGCGGTCGAGGCAGAAGCGCCTGCAGCGGGACCTGCAGCAGACCCCGCAGCTCCTGCTGATGTGCCATCAGTTGTTGATGCCCCCGCAGAGATTGCAGCAGTTGATGCGGCAGCTGTGGATGCTCCCCCTATATCCCCCGAAGCGACATTTGGTGAAGTCGCCGCAGAAGCTGCCGCTGCACCACCAGCATAG
- the cnga1a gene encoding cyclic nucleotide gated channel subunit alpha 1a: MIAPQPVPNRLLNTNNSNNNDEKKEKQEQAANEKEKDKDVDKPKDIFVINPAGNLYYNWLFIVTLPVMYNWTMIIARACFEELQYNYILYWVLFDYTSDLIYLADMLVRTRTGYLEQGLMVKDEKLLRDRYIKSFQFRLDVISMLPTDVLYLFLGLDYPEIRVNKLLRIGRMMEFFTRTETKTNYPNIFRIANLIMYILIIIHWNACFYFSFSKSIGFGSDEWVYPAVDDPEEPAFGQPMRKYAFSLYWSTLTLTTIGETPPPALDSEFIFHVVDFLVGVLIFATIVGNIATMISNMNAAQAQFQARIDNIKQYMQVRKVSKELELRVIKWFDYLWNNGRAQDEREVLRYLPDKLKAEIAIQVHMETLKKVRIFADCEAGLLIELVLKLRPQVFSPGDYICKKGDIGREMYIIKDGKLAVVADDGVTQFVVLGSGSYFGEISILNIKGSKAGNRRTANIRSIGYSDLFCLSKDDLMESLMEYPDAKGMLEEKGRQILLKDGLIDLDPANIKPEAKELEEKVNRLYSTMDLMQIKLKKILEKYKKNDKTLWHRINDLERLTGEEIEDDGEVEEDMKREEVQVGEEKTEDMGGLDETREDVREEQEKLETKDVEEKDKYVKKDDEHKDKK; this comes from the exons AT GATTGCACCTCAGCCAGTCCCAAATCGTCTgctcaacacaaacaacagcaataACAATGATGA aaagaaggaaaaacaagaacaagcagcaaatgaaaaggaaaaagacaAGGATGTAGATAA gcCCAAGGATATATTTGTCATTAACCCTGCAGGAAATCTTTATTACAACTGGCTTTTCATCGTTACATTACCAGTCATGTACAACTGGACCATGATTATCGCGAG GGCGTGCTTTGAGGAGCTGCAGTACAACTACATCCTTTACTGggttttatttgactacaccTCAGACCTCATCTATCTGGCTGATATGCTCGTCAGGACCAgaacag GTTACCTTGAGCAAGGCTTGATGGTCAAAGATGAAAAGCTACTCCGCGACCGCTACATCAAAAGCTTCCAGTTCCGGCTGGATGTTATCTCCATGTTGCCCACTGATGTCCTGTATCTCTTTCTGGGTCTGGACTACCCAGAGATTCGAGTCAACAAGCTTCTGAGGATTGGTCGCATGATGGAGTTCTTCACAAGGACGGAGACTAAAACCAACTACCCCAACATCTTCCGCATTGCAAACTTGATCATGTACATCCTCATCATTATCCACTGGAACGCCTGCTTCTACTTCTCATTCTCCAAGTCGATTGGTTTTGGGTCAGACGAATGGGTTTACCCAGCTGTTGATGATCCGGAGGAGCCTGCTTTTGGCCAGCCCATGCGGAAGTATGCCTTCAGCCTCTACTGGTCCACATTAACCTTGACCACAATTGGAGAAACGCCACCACCGGCCCTCGATTCTGAATTTATCTTCCATGTGGTTGACTTCTTAGTTGGGGTTCTCATCTTTGCCACGATTGTGGGAAATATCGCTACCATGATCTCCAACATGAATGCTGCCCAAGCCCAGTTTCAGGCTCGGATTGACAACATTAAACAGTACATGCAG GTTCGGAAGGTCAGCAAGGAGCTGGAATTGCGTGTCATTAAATGGTTTGACTACCTGTGGAACAATGGCAGGGCACAGGATGAGCGTGAGGTGTTGCGGTATCTTCCAGATAAATTGAAAGCTGAGATCGCCATCCAAGTTCACATGGAGACACTCAAGAAGGTTCGCATTTTTGCAGACTGTGAGGCAGGCTTGCTGATCGAACTAGTGCTCAAGCTCCGACCTCAGGTGTTCAGCCCCGGAGACTACATCTGCAAGAAGGGCGATATTGGCCGTGAGATGTATATCATCAAAGATGGGAAACTGGCCGTGGTCGCAGATGACGGCGTTACTCAGTTTGTGGTGCTGGGAAGCGGAAGTTATTTTGGTGAGATCAGTATCCTTAATATCAAGGGCAGCAAAGCGGGCAACAGGCGGACAGCCAACATCCGCAGCATCGGATACTCAGACCTCTTCTGCCTGTCCAAGGATGACCTCATGGAGTCACTCATGGAGTACCCGGATGCTAAAGGCATGCTGGAGGAGAAGGGCCGACAGATCCTGTTGAAAGATGGCCTGATTGACTTGGACCCAGCGAACATCAAGCCGGAGGCCAAGGAGCTGGAAGAGAAAGTCAACAGGTTATACAGTACGATGGATTTGATGCAGATCAAACTGAAGAAGATTCTGgagaaatacaagaaaaacgaTAAGACTCTGTGGCATCGCATCAATGACTTGGAGCGCCTGACAGGGGAGGAAATAGAGGACGATGGTGAGGTGGAGGAGGATATGAAAAGGGAGGAGGTTCAAGTGGGAGAGGAGAAAACTGAAGACATGGGTGGGCTGGATGAGACAAGGGAAGACGTGAGAGAAGAGCAAGAGAAGCTCGAAACAAAGGACgttgaagaaaaagacaaatacgTGAAGAAAGATGACgagcacaaagacaaaaaataa